A genomic segment from Aspergillus chevalieri M1 DNA, chromosome 7, nearly complete sequence encodes:
- the GCD11 gene encoding translation initiation factor eIF2 subunit gamma (BUSCO:EOG09261TPN;~COG:J;~EggNog:ENOG410PFEJ;~InterPro:IPR027417,IPR000795,IPR004161,IPR044128, IPR015256,IPR044127,IPR009001,IPR009000;~PFAM:PF00009,PF03144,PF09173;~go_function: GO:0000049 - tRNA binding [Evidence IEA];~go_function: GO:0003924 - GTPase activity [Evidence IEA];~go_function: GO:0005525 - GTP binding [Evidence IEA]) encodes MATNGDFSDEESQPGSPMLNANGQEDIEEQEPLEPQEKKPRKSAMKKGSAPAPQPQRPELPEQPNPDTLDLSTLNPLTPEIIARQATINIGTIGHVAHGKSTVVKAISEVQTVRFKNELERNITIKLGYANAKIYKCDSPECPRPTCFKSFKSEKEVDPPCEREGCTGRYRLLRHVSFVDCPGHDILMSTMLSGAAVMDAALLLIAGNETCPQPQTSEHLAAIEIMKLSHIIILQNKVDLMREDGALQHYQSILKFIRGTVADGSPIIPISAQLKYNIDAVNEYLVSHIPVPLRDFTASPHMMVIRSFDVNKPGAEIDELKGGVAGGSILTGVLKLGDEIEIRPGLVTKDEHGKIQCRPIFSRVVSLFAEHNDLKFAVPGGLIGVGTRVDPTLCRADRLVGFVLGHRGRLPAIYTELEVNYFLLRRLLGVKTADGKQAKVAKLTKNEVLMVNIGSTATGAKVVGVKADAAKLSLTSPACTEVGEKIAISRRIDKHWRLIGWANIVAGNTLEPILS; translated from the exons ATGGCTACCAACGGCGATTTTTCCGACGAGGAGTCCCAGCCCGGCTCGCCCATGCTCAACGCCAACGGCCAGGAGGATATTGAGGAGCAAGAGCCTCTCGAGCCCCAAGAGAAGAAGCCTCGCAAGTCGGCCATGAAGAAGGGCTCCGCGCCCGCTCCCCAGCCTCAGCGACCAGAACTGCCCGAGCAGCCGAACCCAGACACGCTCGACCTGTCCACACTCAACCCCCTCACCCCTGAGATTATCGCACGTCAGGCGACCATCAACATCGGTACCATCGGTCACGTCGCTCACGGAAAGTCCACCGTTGTCAAGGCCATCTCTGAGGTGCAGACCGTCCGTTTCAAGAACGAGTTGGAGCGGAATATCACCATCAAGCTGGGTTATGCCAACGCCAAGATCTACAAGTGCGACAGTCCCGAGTGCCCTCGCCCGACATGCTTCAAGAGTTTCAAGAGTGAGAAGGAGGTCGACCCGCCATGTGAGAGAGAGGGCTGCACTGGCCGCTACAGGCTGTTGAGACATGTTTC GTTCGTCGACTGCCCCGGACACGATATTCTGATGAGTACCATGTTGTCAGGTGCTGCTGTCATGGACGCTGCCCTTCTGTTGATTGCCGGAAACGAAACCTGCCCCCAGCCCCAGACCTCGGAGCACTTGGCTGCTATTGAGATCATGAAGCTCAGTCATATCATTATCCTGCAAAACAAGGTTGACTTGATGAGGGAAGACGGAGCTTTGCAGCACTACCAGTCCATCCTGAAGTTTATTCGGGGTACTGTTGCCGACGGATCCCCCATTATCCCCATTTCCGCGCAGCTCAAGTACAACATCGACGCTGTCAACGAGTACCTCGTCTCGCACATACCCGTTCCCCTCCGTGACTTCACCGCCTCGCCTCACATGATGGTTATTCGGTCGTTCGACGTTAACAAGCCTGGTGCGGAGATTGACGAGCTCAAGGGTGGTGTTGCTGGTGGTTCGATCTTGACCGGTGTGCTCAAGTTGGGTGACGAGATTGAGATCCGTCCCGGTCTGGTCACCAAGGACGAACACGGCAAGATCCAGTGCCGTCCCATCTTCTCGCGTGTTGTGTCGCTTTTCGCCGAGCACAATGACCTCAAGTTCGCCGTTCCTGGTGGTTTGATCGGTGTTGGTACTCGTGTCGACCCTACTCTCTGCCGTGCGGACCGTCTCGTTGGTTTCGTCCTGGGTCACCGTGGCCGTCTGCCCGCCATCTACACCGAACTGGAAGTCAACTACTTCTTGCTGCGTCGTCTGCTGGGTGTCAAGACTGCCGATGGCAAGCAGGCCAAGGTTGCCAAGCTGACCAAGAACGAGGTTCTCATGGTCAACATCGGGTCGACGGCCACCGGTGCCAAGGTTGTTGGTGTCAAGGCTGATGCCGCCAAGCTCAGCTTGACCAGCCCGGCATGCACAGAGGTTGGAGAGAAGATTGCCATCAGTCGGAGAATTGACAAGCACTGGCGTTTGATCGGATGGGCAAACATTGTTGC TGGTAACACCCTCGAGCCCATCTTGAGCTAA
- a CDS encoding zinc metalloprotease (COG:O;~EggNog:ENOG410PFIX;~InterPro:IPR001915,IPR027057,IPR032456;~MEROPS:MER0002635;~PFAM:PF01435,PF16491;~TransMembrane:7 (o20-38i89-111o123-148i169-191o197-222i310-329o349-368i);~antiSMASH:Cluster_7.3;~go_function: GO:0004222 - metalloendopeptidase activity [Evidence IEA];~go_function: GO:0008233 - peptidase activity [Evidence IEA];~go_process: GO:0006508 - proteolysis [Evidence IEA];~go_process: GO:0071586 - CAAX-box protein processing [Evidence IEA]), with protein sequence MWILEQLARLLDRPLFPWKTVLVGFSLGQYLLEGFLSFRQYKVLQRTKPPKVLENEVSQKVYDESQAYGRAKAKFGFVAGLYGQVQNLAFIYGDVLPKLWGVAGVALARYLPARFQGEICQTLLFLFGFNILSTVLSLPVSYYSTFVLEEKFGFNKQTLKLWITDMLKGQMLGVVLGTPIISGMLKIIQFAGDSFFYYLWLFGMFVQVFAITIYPIAILPLFNKLSPLQPGELKTGVENLARKLEFPLQELYVIDGSKRSAHSNAYFFGLPWKKHIVIYDTLIEKSEPDEVVAVLGHELGHWSLSHTTKLFGIAQSHMFYIFALFSVFINNKSLYQSFGFFNEQPIMIGFLLFSDALAPMDAVIKLLMNILSRRFEFQADEFAQKLGYSEQLAKSLLKLQIQNLSTMDADWMYASYHYSHPILSERLQALGWKGGKVTNLKSEDSEEPVKAGDREL encoded by the exons ATGTGGATACTCGAG CAATTGGCGCGTCTTTTGGACCGCCCACTCTTCCCATGGAAGACCGTCCTGGTTGGGTTCTCGCTGGGCCAGTACCTGCTGGAGGGATTCCTGTCCTTCCGGCAGTACAAGGTCCTGCAGCGGACCAAGCCCCCCAAGGTTCTCGAGAATGAGGTTTCGCAAAAAGTCTACGATGAGTCTCAG GCATACGGCCGTGCAAAAGCCAAGTTCGGCTTCGTCGCTGGTCTCTACGGTCAAGTTCAGAATCTCGCATTTATCTACGGTGACGTGCTCCCCAAGCTCTGGGGTGTTGCCGGTGTCGCGCTCGCTCGGTATCTTCCTGCTCGGTTCCAAGGTGAAATCTGCCAGACGCTGCTGTTTCTCTTCGGGTTCAATATTCTCAGTACGGTTTTGTCGCTTCCGGTCTCGTATTACAGCACGTTCGTTCTAGAGGAGAAGTTCGGGTTCAATAAGCAGACGTTGAAGCTGTGGATCACGGATATGCTCAAGGGCCAGATGCTCGGTGTTGTCTTGGGTACTCCTATCATCAGTGGGATGCTCAAGATTATCCAATTCGCCGGTGACTCGTTCTTCTACTACCTGTGGCTGTTTGGTATGTTCGTTCAGGTCTTCGCCATCACGATCTATCCGATTGCTATCCTGCCGCTGTTCAACAAGCTGTCGCCTTTGCAGCCTGGTGAGCTGAAGACCGGTGTTGAGAACCTCGCTCGGAAGTTGGAGTTCCCGCTTCAGGAATTGTATGTCATCGACGGTAGCAAGCGGAGTGCGCACAGCAATGCGTACTTTTTCGGTCtgccctggaagaagcacATTGTTATCTACGACACATTGATTGAGAAGAGCGAGCCGGATGAGGTCGTTGCTGTTCTGGGTCACGAACTTGGTCACTGGAGTTTGAGCCACACTACCAAGCTGTTTGGTATTGCTCAG TCTCACATGTTCTACATCTTCGCGCTGTTCTCGGTCTTCATCAACAACAAGTCCTTGTACCAGTCTTTCGGGTTTTTCAACGAACAGCCCATCATGATCGGATTCCTCTTGTTCTCGGATGCCCTAGCACCGATGGACGCCGTGATCAAGCTTTTGATGAACATTCTCAGCCGTCGCTTTGAATTCCAAGCTG ACGAATTCGCCCAAAAACTCGGCTACTCCGAGCAACTCGCCAAGTCCCTGCTCAAACTGCAGATTCAGAACTTGAGCACCATGGACGCGGACTGGATGTACGCTAGCTACCACTACTCGCACCCTATTCTCTCCGAGCGTTTGCAGGCGCTGGGCTGGAAGGGTGGAAAGGTTACCAACCTCAAATCTGAGGACAGTGAGGAGCCTGTCAAGGCCGGTGACCGGGAGTTGTGA
- a CDS encoding uncharacterized protein (COG:S;~EggNog:ENOG410PU3A;~antiSMASH:Cluster_7.3) — MSINGPSPLPPTTITTNTPIPQSMANAFLSAYLDRASTDPALQPNASISEHGPVSRTTASAPNLILHNLKRVQAGLAGEVLGRDLTMIRMEPEPETENGEGVYEAGQEQERVVEGEKEEAGDVDMDMGGMGGGGGEEGVDKEERKRKKKERRLAEKKAKARSA, encoded by the coding sequence ATGTCAATCAACGGCCcctcccccctccccccAACAACCATAACAACCAATACCCCCATCCCCCAATCCATGGCAAACGCCTTCCTATCCGCCTACCTTGACCGCGCCTCCACAGACCCCGCGCTGCAACCCAACGCCAGCATCAGCGAGCACGGCCCCGTCAGCCGCACCACGGCCTCCGCGCCGAACCTCATCCTGCATAATCTCAAGCGCGTGCAGGCGGGGCTTGCGGGGGAGGTTCTGGGGCGGGACTTGACGATGATTCGGATGGAGCCGGAACCGGAGACTGAGAATGGGGAGGGGGTGTATGAGGCCgggcaggagcaggagagggttgttgagggggagaaggaggaggcgGGGGAtgtggatatggatatgggtGGGATGGGAGGCGGtgggggggaggagggagttGATAAGGAGGAgcggaaaaggaagaagaaggagaggaggttggcggagaagaaggccaaggctAGGAGTGCTTGA
- a CDS encoding mitochondrial 54S ribosomal protein bL34m (COG:J;~EggNog:ENOG410Q084;~InterPro:IPR000271;~PFAM:PF00468;~antiSMASH:Cluster_7.3;~go_component: GO:0005840 - ribosome [Evidence IEA];~go_function: GO:0003735 - structural constituent of ribosome [Evidence IEA];~go_process: GO:0006412 - translation [Evidence IEA]) codes for MFCRRILPALRTSVLRAQTPLTSLNRSFSSLLTSRISPSLPTTTTAITPRTTPTSTFTSPLQSPLTSALNSQTRPFSASACLAGKRITYNPSRRVQKRRHGFLARLRTRGGRKILMRRRARGKKALSW; via the exons ATGTTCTGCCGGAGAATCCTCCCGGCGCTGAGGACGTCGGTCCTGCGAGCCCAGACTCC CCTCACCTCCCTCAAccgctccttctcctccctcctAACCTCCCgcatctctccctctctgccgaccaccaccaccgccatcaCACCCAGGACCACACCCACATCCACATTCACCTCGCCATTACAATCACCACTCACATCCGCCCTGAACAGCCAAACCCGGCCCTTCTCAGCAAGTGCCTGCCTCGCGGGAAAGCGAATCACGTATAACCCCTCGCGGAGAGTACAGAAGCGGCGCCATGGGTTCCTGGCGAGACTGCGCACGCGTGGGGGGAGGAAGATtctgatgaggaggagggcgAGGGGGAAGAAGGCGTTGAGTTGGTAG
- a CDS encoding putative zinc metalloprotease (BUSCO:EOG09260DFH;~COG:O;~EggNog:ENOG410PF9R;~InterPro:IPR007863,IPR011249,IPR011765;~MEROPS:MER0003909;~PFAM:PF00675,PF05193;~antiSMASH:Cluster_7.3;~go_function: GO:0046872 - metal ion binding [Evidence IEA]): MIARIRELQEHKNVKQPVVVLCYTLRGLSRARSQYTPSVLRRKFPSPFPKTDLPFPRSITNMSSTQSHFKLLQKFKPDYSPNEFVQYESQRTGMRVVVIDQKGPKVSGYFVLATEILDDSGAPHTLEHLCFMGSRNYRYKGFLDKLATRVYSNTNAWTATDHTAYTLDTAGWEGFARILPVYLEHVIAPTLTDEGCYTEVHHIDATGNDAGVVYSEMQGVQNNSAELMDLTARRLIYPPDVGFRYETGGMMEQLRVLTAERIRAFHREMYQPRNLCLIITGEVDHENMLETLDKFEDTILDVIPSPDSPFKRPWVDSKQAPALEKSVTKTVEFPEEDESFGEIEIRFLGPDTTDPIQSGALNVSLLYLAGSSASILENILVEKEQVASAVYYSTEERPNIEIQFQLTSVETDKLEHVERRFFEVLKDAMEKPIDMKYLQECIDRQQKIWKFSTESSASALAEYVISDFLYGKRDGSTLLDVASMREYEELEKWPEHQWRDFIKKWISDAPHITVLGVPSMKMSDTLKKEEEARVAEQKKQLGEKGLKELADKLEKAKAENDKEIPKEMLEKFEIPGVESIHFVETTTARSGSALKAGRPDHKVQKIVDADGSDAPLFIHFEHIPSNFVQMSLLISAQSVPVQLRPLLSVYTEAFFNIPIQRDGKTISFEQVVVELERDTVGYNMEGARAFGNSEMLRISFQVEMEKYNTAIAWLQELSWNTIFDVERLRAITSRLLADVPDAKRSGDDMLAAVHVMVHYAPESIVRARSTLVKARYLRRIKKQLAEQPEAVVARMEEIRNALFQSSNIRVLVIADLEKLPNPVSSWKPFAERLGAPAPLKPITARRPLMSEVGQNLGGKSYVVPMPTIDSSFAYASARGLDSYDDPRLPPLLVAIAYMNAVEGPLWVAVRGKGLAYGTNFAYNIDTGFVNFDVYRSPNAHKAFESSKQIVEDHLSGVIPFDPLMLEGAISSIVVSFANEQATIANAAQGSFIRQVMRELPSDYKERVLRQVRATSVEDVKKALTGIILPLFEPSTANIVITCATVMEENIQKGLQASGFTPEVRPLRDFEDDYGLKPEGEEEESDEDDEDYETGSEEDSEESEEE; encoded by the exons ATGATAGCGAGAATTAGAGAGCTACAAGAGCATAAGAATGTTAAACAAC CCGTCGTGGTGTTGTGTTATACCCTACGAGGCCTGAGTCGGGCAAGATCTCAGTATAC GCCATCAGTCTTGCGACGAAAATTCCCTAGCCCTTTTCCAAAAACGGACCTGCCGTTCCCTCGTTCCATCACCAACATGTCTTCCACACAGAGTCACTTCAAACTCCTCCAAAAGTTCAAGCCGGACTACTCCCCCAACGAGTTCGTCCAATATGAATCCCAGAGAACTGGAATGAGGGTGGTGGTGATCGACCAAAAAGGCCCCAAGGTATCTGGATACTTTGTGCTTGCTACGGAGATTCTCGATGACTCCGGCGCACCCCATACATTGGAGCACCTGTGCTTCATGGGTTCACGTAACTACAGATACAAGGGATTCTTGGACAAACTAGCCACCCGAGTATACTCTAACACAAACGCCTGGACAGCCACCGATCACACAGCTTACACATTGGACACAGCCGGATGGGAGGGATTCGCGCGGATTCTACCTGTGTATCTGGAACATGTGATTGCGCCCACACTCACGGACGAGGGATGCTACACGGAAGTGCATCATATTGATGCCACTGGCAACGACGCTGGTGTCGTGTACTCGGAGATGCAGGGTGTGCAGAACAATTCGGCTGAGTTGATGGATCTCACCGCGCGTCGGTTGATCTATCCTCCTGACGTGGGATTTCGGTACGAGACCGGCGGAATGATGGAGCAGCTCCGGGTCCTTACGGCGGAGAGGATCAGGGCGTTCCATCGTGAGATGTACCAGCCTCGGAACTTGTGTCTGATCATCACGGGAGAGGTGGACCACGAGAACATGCTGGAGACGCTGGATAAGTTCGAAGATACGATTCTCGATGTTATCCCAAGCCCTGATTCGCCGTTCAAACGTCCTTGGGTGGACTCGAAGCAGGCGCCTGCGTTGGAGAAGTCGGTTACCAAGACTGTAGAATTCCCAGAAGAGGATGAGTCTTTTGGTGAGATCGAGATCAGATTCTTGGGACCGGACACTACTGATCCGATTCAGA GTGGTGCCCTCAATGTTTCACTTCTGTATCTTGCCGGATCGTCTGCCTCGATTCTGGAGAACATCCTCGTCGAAAAAGAGCAGGTGGCCAGTGCCGTCTATTACTCTACAGAGGAACGCCCGAACATCGAAATCCAGTTCCAGCTGACCAGTGTGGAAACAGACAAGCTCGAGCACGTCGAGCGGAGATTCTTCGAGGTTCTGAAGGATGCGATGGAAAAGCCAATCGACATGAAGTATCTGCAAGAGTGCATTGACCGGCAGCAAAAGATCTGGAAGTTTTCCACGGAAAGTTCTGCTTCTGCACTCGCGGAGTATGTCATCTCTGACTTCCTGTACGGCAAGCGGGACGGTTCGACATTACTGGACGTTGCAAGTATGCGGGAGTACGAAGAGCTGGAGAAATGGCCTGAGCACCAGTGGCGGGACTTTATCAAGAAATGGATCTCTGATGCTCCTCACATAACCGTTCTCGGTGTTCCTTCGATGAAGATGTCCGACACCCTcaaaaaggaggaagaggctcGAGTTGCagagcagaagaagcagcTCGGCGAGAAGGGCCTGAAGGAACTGGCCGACAAGCTTGAGAAGGCCAAAGCGGAGAATGACAAGGAGATTCCGAAGGAGATGCTGGAGAAGTTCGAGATCCCTGGAGTTGAGTCGATTCACTTTGTCGAGACTACTACTGCGCGGTCTGGTTCTGCCCTGAAGGCCGGTCGTCCCGACCACAAGGTCCAGAAAATCGTGGACGCCGATGGTTCAGATGCGCCCCTGTTCATTCACTTCGAGCACATTCCCAGCAACTTTGTTCAAATGTCCCTCCTTATCTCAGCCCAGTCGGTGCCAGTTCAACTTCGTCCTCTTCTGTCCGTCTACACGGAAGCGTTCTTCAATATTCCGATTCAGCGCGATGGAAAGACGATCAGCTTCGAGCAGGTCGTTGTCGAATTGGAAAGAGATACAGTTGGCTACAACATGGAAGGCGCCAGGGCATTCGGTAACTCGGAAATGCTGCGCATCTCGTTCCAGGTCGAGATGGAGAAGTACAACACAGCCATCGCTTGGCTGCAGGAGCTGTCGTGGAACACCATCTTCGACGTGGAAAGACTGCGCGCAATCACCAGCCGCCTGCTCGCCGACGTCCCCGATGCTAAACGCAGCGGCGACGATATGCTAGCAGCCGTGCATGTGATGGTTCACTACGCGCCGGAATCAATCGTCCGCGCTCGCAGCACACTTGTCAAGGCCCGCTACCTCCGCCGCATCAAGAAGCAACTCGCCGAGCAACCAGAGGCCGTCGTCGCACGCATGGAGGAAATCCGCAACGCCCTCTTCCAGTCCTCCAATATCCGCGTCCTCGTCATCGCTGACCTCGAAAAACTCCCCAACCCCGTTTCCTCATGGAAACCCTTCGCCGAGCGCCTCGGCGCCCCCGCTCCCCTCAAACCCATCACAGCCCGCCGCCCGCTGATGAGCGAAGTTGGCCAGAACCTTGGCGGCAAGTCGTACGTCGTTCCTATGCCAACCATTGACTCGTCGTTCGCCTACGCCAGCGCCCGCGGTCTTGACTCCTACGACGACCCGCGCCTGCCGCCTCTCCTCGTCGCGATCGCCTACATGAACGCCGTCGAGGGACCTCTGTGGGTGGCCGTCCGCGGTAAGGGTCTCGCCTACGGCACCAACTTTGCCTACAACATCGACACTGGTTTTGTCAACTTTGACGTGTACCGCTCGCCAAATGCGCACAAGGCGTTCGAATCGAGCAAGCAGATCGTCGAGGACCATCTGTCCGGTGTCATTCCATTCGATCCACTCATGCTCGAGGGCGCGATCAGCAGCATCGTGGTTAGCTTTGCGAATGAGCAGGCTACTATCGCGAATGCAGCACAGGGCAGCTTTATCCGGCAGGTGATGCGGGAATTGCCCAGCGATTACAAGGAACGCGTGTTGCGACAGGTCCGGGCGACTAGCGTGGAGGATGTGAAGAAGGCGTTGACGGGGATTATTCTGCCGTTGTTCGAGCCCAGCACGGCGAATATTGTGATTACTTGTGCTACTGTTATGGAGGAG AACATCCAAAAGGGCCTGCAAGCATCTGGATTCACGCCTGAAGTTCGGCCGCTGAGGGACTTTGAGGATGATTACGGGTTGAAGCCTGagggcgaagaggaggagtctgatgaggacgatgaggatTACGAGACGGGGTCGGAGGAGGATAGCGAGGAGAGTGAAGAAGAGTAG
- a CDS encoding DnaJ domain protein (COG:O;~EggNog:ENOG410PFZB;~InterPro:IPR001623,IPR036869,IPR026894,IPR018253;~PFAM:PF14308,PF00226;~antiSMASH:Cluster_7.3) encodes MVADTSYYDALGVPPTATQIEIKKAYRKLAITTHPDKNPGDETAHTRFQAIGEAYQVLSDDELRQRYDKFGKEDAVPGGGFEDPSEFFSMIFGGSAFVDLIGEISLMKDLTTTMDITMQQMEEDELAASAEEKLNIHEQETKTGAAPTEGTTPEGATTEGTTATAAAAAAPQEPEKTPPRRYLGQQAIMDKSEEEARMEAAGLSPEEKELRKKEKKKGGLTKEQQDRLAAYELERKKAREERVNTLATKLVDKISVWTETDKSPDVTHAFEEKIRLEVENLKMESFGLEILHAIGATYVQKSTSFLKSQKFLGISGFFSRLKDKGTLAKETWTTISTAIDAQMTMEEMAKMEERGGEEWTDEKKAEYEKKVTGKILAAAWRGSKFEIQSVLRDVCDQVLGDKSIRLEKRVERAHALVLAGNIYAKAERDPEEEGDYMAFEQLMTEAMQKKGKEEKKKNKHKSKHEDIDEAPVA; translated from the exons ATGGTTGCCGATACCAGCTACTATGATGCCCTGGGGGTACCGCCCACCGCCACGCAAATCGAGATCAAGAAGGCCTATCGGAAGCTCGCTATCACTACGCATCCTG ATAAGAATCCCGGCGATGAGACCGCTCATACCCGATTCCAAGCC ATCGGCGAAGCGTATCAAGTTCTCAGCGATGACGAACTGCGACAGCGATATGACAAGTTTGGCAAGGAAGACGCGGTTCCGGGTGGTGGTTTTG AGGACCCGTCCGAGTTCTTCAGCATGATTTTCGGTGGTAGCGCCTTCGTCGACCTGATCGGAGAGATCTCCCTCATGAAGGACCTGACCACGACAATGGACATCACCATGCAGCAGATGGAGGAGGACGAGCTCGCCGCATCTGCAGAAGAGAAACTCAACATCCATGAACAAGAAACGAAGACTGGCGCCGCCCCTACCGAAGGTACAACTCCAGAGGGTGCGACCACGGAGGGTACCACGGCCaccgccgctgctgccgcagcACCGCAGGAACCGGAGAAGACTCCCCCTCGACGATATTTGGGTCAGCAGGCGATTATGGATAAGTCAGAGGAAGAAGCACGCATGGAGGCAGCTGGTCTATCTCCGGAAGAAAAGGAACTTCgtaaaaaggagaagaagaagggtggATTGACCAAGGAACAGCAGGACCGTTTGGCTGCATACGAACTCGAGCGGAAGAAGGCTCGTGAAGAGCGGGTCAATACTCTGGCAACGAAGTTGGTAGACAAGATCAGTGTCTGGACGGAGACCGATAAGAGCCCTGACGTGACGCATGCTTTTGAGGAGAAGATCCGCCTCGAGGTCGAGAACCTGAAGATGGAGTCGTTCGGTCTCGAGATTCTGCATGCGATCGGTGCGACATACGTCCAGAAATCGACCTCCTTCCTCAAGTCTCAGAAGTTCCTGGGCATTTCCGGCTTCTTCTCTCGTCTCAAGGACAAGGGAACGTTGGCCAAGGAAACCTGGACCACGATCTCGACTGCGATCGATGCGCAGATGACCATGGAAGAGATGGCCAAGATGGAAGAGCGCGGTGGTGAAGAATGGAcggatgagaagaaggccgagTATGAGAAGAAGGTCACCGGTAAGATCTTGGCCGCTGCATGGCGCGGAAGCAAATTCGAGATTCAGAGCGTGCTGCGCGACGTGTGCGATCAAGTCTTGGGCGACAAGAGTATCAGGCTGGAGAAGCGTGTCGAGCGTGCGCATGCCTTGGTCCTTGCTGGTAACATCTATGCGAAG GCCGAACGCGATCCTGAAGAGGAGGGTGATTACATGGCCTTCGAGCAGCTCATGACCGAAGCCATGCagaagaagggcaaggaagaaaagaagaagaataagcaCAAGTCGAAGCACGAGGATATAGACGAAGCCCCCGTCGCATAA